One segment of Carya illinoinensis cultivar Pawnee chromosome 13, C.illinoinensisPawnee_v1, whole genome shotgun sequence DNA contains the following:
- the LOC122291321 gene encoding FT-interacting protein 1-like gives MDKRPQSVPTFTMHQVNPQGNPSHQDDYDLKDTNPQLGERWPNGAGYGGRGWMSSERFTSTYDLVEQTFHLYVRVVKAKDLPPSSITGSCDPYAEVKLGNYKGKTKHYEKKLNPEWNQVFAFSKDRIQSSVLEVFVKDKEMVGRDDYLGRVVFDLNEIPTRVPPDSTLAPQWYRMEDRRGQGKVKGEIMLAVWMGTQADEAFPEAWHSDAASVYGEGVFNIRSKVYVSPKLWYLRVNVIEAQDVMPNDTNRLPEVFVKAQVGNQVLKTKICPTPTTNPLWNEDLVFVAAEPFEEQLFITVEDRMHPSKDEVLGKISLPLDTFERRLDHRVVHSRWFNLEKFGFGVFEADRRKELKFSSRIHLRVCLEGGYHVLDESTMYTSDQRPTARQLWKQPIGILEVGILSAQGLLPMKMKDGRGSTNAYCVAKYGQKWVRTRTIPETLSPKWNEQYTWEVYDPCTVITLGVFDNCHLGGGERSTGNAAKDSQIGKVRIRLSTLEAHRVHTHAYPLLVLQPRGVKKMGELQLAVRFTILSLANMVYVYGHPLLPKMHYLHPFTVNQVENLRYQAMNIVAVRLGRAEPPLRKEVVEYMLDIDSHMWSMRRSKANFFRVFSLLSCVFSVSRWFGDICNWKNPITSVMVHMLFLILIWYPELILPTLFLYMFLIGLWNYRFHPQHPPHMDTKLSWAEAVHPDELDEEFDTFPTSRPHDIVRMRYDRLRSVAGRIQTVVGDIATQGERFQSLLSWRDPRATGLFILFCLCAAVVLYVTPFRVVALLAGLYYLRHPRFRSKLPSVPSNFFKRLPAQTDSLL, from the coding sequence ATGGATAAACGACCACAAAGTGTCCCTACATTCACCATGCACCAAGTCAATCCACAAGGCAATCCTAGCCACCAAGATGACTATGATTTGAAAGACACCAACCCACAACTTGGTGAGAGATGGCCAAATGGTGCAGGATATGGCGGAAGAGGATGGATGAGCAGTGAGAGATTTACAAGCACTTACGACCTTGTTGAGCAGACATTTCATCTATATGTTCGAGTGGTGAAAGCAAAAGATCTTCCTCCTAGCTCCATCACAGGTAGCTGTGATCCTTATGCGGAAGTCAAGTTAGGGAACTATAAAGGAAAAACCAAGCATTATGAGAAGAAATTGAATCCAGAGTGGAATCAGGTCTTTGCTTTCTCAAAAGACCGAATTCAGTCATCAGTACTAGAAGTTTTTGTAAAGGATAAAGAAATGGTGGGAAGGGATGATTATCTGGGACGAGTGGTTTTTGACCTGAATGAGATTCCAACCAGGGTTCCACCTGACAGCACACTGGCGCCTCAGTGGTACAGAATGGAGGACCGTCGGGGACAAGGGAAGGTAAAAGGCGAGATCATGCTGGCAGTTTGGATGGGAACACAAGCTGATGAAGCCTTCCCAGAGGCATGGCATTCGGATGCGGCTTCTGTATATGGAGAGGGTGTTTTTAACATCCGGTCAAAGGTGTACGTATCTCCCAAACTCTGGTACCTCAGGGTAAATGTTATTGAAGCTCAGGATGTGATGCCTAATGACACAAACCGCCTCCCAGAAGTCTTTGTCAAAGCTCAGGTTGGAAACCAAGTGCTCAAAACCAAGATATGTCCAACCCCAACTACCAACCCACTTTGGAATGAAGATTTAGTGTTTGTGGCAGCTGAGCCTTTTGAAGAGCAATTGTTCATTACTGTTGAGGATCGTATGCATCCTTCGAAAGATGAGGTGTTAGGAAAGATAAGCCTACCATTGGACACATTTGAAAGGCGGCTTGACCATCGAGTAGTTCATTCTCGATGGTTCAATCTTGAGAAATTTGGTTTTGGAGTCTTTGAAGCTGACAGGAGGAAAGAACTCAAGTTCTCAAGCAGAATTCACCTCAGAGTTTGTCTTGAAGGTGGATATCATGTACTAGATGAATCAACTATGTACACAAGTGATCAAAGGCCAACAGCAAGGCAACTATGGAAACAACCAATTGGGATATTGGAAGTGGGCATTTTGAGTGCACAGGGGCTTCTCCCAATGAAGATGAAGGATGGCCGAGGAAGTACCAACGCTTATTGTGTAGCTAAGTATGGCCAGAAATGGGTTCGAACAAGAACAATCCCTGAAACTCTGAGTCCCAAGTGGAACGAGCAGTACACATGGGAAGTTTACGATCCTTGCACAGTCATAACACTGGGGGTTTTCGACAATTgccacttgggtggaggggagaGATCAACAGGCAATGCAGCAAAAGACTCACAGATTGGAAAGGTGAGGATTCGGCTATCGACACTTGAAGCTCATAGGGTACATACACATGCTTACCCACTTCTTGTTCTACAACCACGTGGAGTAAAGAAAATGGGGGAGCTCCAACTAGCGGTTCGTTTCACTATACTCTCTCTAGCTAATATGGTATATGTTTATGGGCATCCCTTGCTTCCTAAAATGCACTACTTGCATCCTTTCACGGTGAACCAAGTGGAAAATTTGAGATACCAAGCTATGAATATTGTAGCAGTGAGGCTTGGTAGAGCCGAACCGCCTCTCAGAAAAGAGGTAGTGGAGTATATGTTGGATATAGATTCCCACATGTGGAGTATGAGAAGAAGCAAAGCCAACTTCTTTCGAGTTTTTTCACTTCTTTCATGCGTGTTTTCTGTGAGTCGATGGTTTGGTGATATTTGCAACTGGAAGAACCCCATCACATCAGTTATGGTTCATATGCTATTTCTGATATTGATTTGGTACCCAGAGCTTATACTTCCAACTCTCTTCCTCTACATGTTTCTCATTGGGCTATGGAACTATAGGTTCCACCCCCAACACCCACCTCATATGGATACTAAACTCTCGTGGGCAGAGGCAGTGCACCCTGATGAGCTTGACGAGGAATTTGACACATTTCCTACTTCAAGACCACATGATATAGTTCGGATGCGGTATGACAGACTTAGAAGTGTCGCAGGAAGGATTCAAACAGTGGTGGGAGACATAGCAACACAGGGGGAGAGATTTCAGTCTCTTCTTAGCTGGAGAGACCCAAGAGCAACTGGCCTCTTCATATTGTTCTGTCTTTGTGCAGCTGTAGTGCTTTATGTGACACCATTCAGAGTAGTGGCTCTGCTTGCAGGCTTGTATTACTTGCGGCATCCTAGGTTCCGGAGTAAGCTGCCTTCTGTACCCAGCAATTTCTTTAAGAGATTACCAGCTCAGACTGACAGCTTACTGTGA
- the LOC122291323 gene encoding 60S ribosomal protein L6-like: protein MAPKQRTPKVSRNPDLIRGIGKYSRSKMYHKRGLWAIKAKNGGVFPRHDAKHKAPAPVEKPLKFYPADDVKKPLVNKRKPRPTKLRASISPGTVLIILAGRFKGKRVVFLKQLTSGLLLVTGPFKINGVPLRRVNQSYVIATSTNIDIAGVNVDKFDDKYFAKEVQKKKKKGEGEFFEAEKEERNVLPQEKKDDQKAVDAALLKSIEGVSDLKAYLAARFSLKAGMKPHELKF from the exons ATGGCGCCGAAGCAGAGAACCCCAAAGGTGAGCAGGAACCCCGATCTGATTCGCGGGATTGGGAAGTACTCGAGGTCTAAGATGTACCACAAAAGGGGTCTTTGGGCTATCAAAGCCAAAAATGGTGGCGTTTTCCCTCGCCACGACGCAAAGCACAAGGCACCCGCTCCGGTGGAGAAGCCCCTCAAGTTCTACCCCGCCGATGATGTCAAGAAGCCTCTTGTAAACAAGCGGAAGCCTAGGCCCACCAAGCTCAG GGCGAGTATTTCACCGGGTACTGTGCTGATCATACTTGCTGGGAGGTTCAAGGGAAAAAGGGTTGTTTTCCTGAAGCAGCTTACATCCGGGTTACTTTTGGTCACTG GTCCGTTCAAGATTAATGGTGTTCCTCTAAGACGTGTGAATCAATCTTATGTGATTGCTACTTCGACGAATATTGACATTGCTGGAGTTAACGTGGATAAGtttgatgacaaatattttgcGAAGGAAGttcagaagaagaaaaagaaaggagaagggGAGTTTTTTGAGGCAGAGAAAGAG GAGAGAAATGTGCTCCCACAAGAGAAAAAAGATGATCAGAAAGCTGTTGATGCGGCATTGTTAAAATCCATTGAGGGAGTTTCAGACTTGAAGGCCTACTTGGCTGCAAGGTTTTCTCTCAAGGCTGGCATGAAACCTCATGAACTGAAGTTTTAG
- the LOC122290874 gene encoding protein LIM1 has product MKCFGTKALPPLMLMLVMTSLMEPGKAASCPSTFFSALVQLIPCRAAVAPFSPLPPTEACCNALKALGQPCLCVLVNGPPISGVDRNMALQLPEKCTANFEPCEMMK; this is encoded by the exons ATGAAGTGTTTTGGTACCAAGGCTTTGCCACCGCTGATGTTGATGTTGGTCATGACAAGTTTGATGGAGCCAGGAAAGGCCGCCTCTTGTCCCAGCACCTTCTTCTCGGCACTTGTTCAGCTGATACCGTGCAGGGCAGCTGTTGCACCTTTTAGCCCACTCCCACCAACTGAGGCCTGCTGCAATGCGCTCAAAGCTCTAGGCCAGCCTTGCTTGTGTGTGCTAGTGAATGGACCCCCAATCTCTGGTGTGGACCGGAACATGGCTTTGCAACTCCCCGAGAAGTGCACCGCCAACTTTGAACCAT GCGAAATGATGAAGTAA
- the LOC122293027 gene encoding cytochrome P450 705A22-like → MASLTDTQYYLFCFFVWIFSTLLLRSLIRKPNNQEPAIGDLHLPPSPPALPLIGHLHLLGLTLYKSLHKLSLQYGPLLYLRLGPSRTLLVVSSASMATEVFKVNDLVFSDRPTIAFADELPKDVGGVGFFSAPYGEYWRFMRKLSMTQLLGARQIEQSRSIRQEEIARLLHSVLESADRGEVVDLGAELMKLTNNSTCRLAMSTRVSGENSEAEQIRELVKNSLQLASKVCFGDVLGPFKKLSFWLYGKQVADMDKRYDEILERIWKEHEEISGKKENEDLMDILLKVYRDDKAEFKMTRRHIKAFLRDLFVGGTSTSADVMQWTMSELINHPHMFRKIREEIESVVGTARLVEESDVSNLPYLQAVVKETLRLYPSVAVTTRECRENCKIKGYDIPQKTMVAINLYSVMQDPEVWDDPSEFRPERFLFSSKAQNHGQKENETRGQSLVDFVPFGAGRRGCPGSALAYSTMNSTIGALVQCFDWKIGSGGDEDKVDMEVNSGFGLSKAHSLVCLPVVHFNPFASSA, encoded by the exons ATGGCTTCCCTGACTGACACCCAATACTACCTTTTCTGCTTCTTCGTTTGGATCTTCTCTACCCTCCTCCTTCGATCCCTGATCAGAAAACCCAACAATCAGGAACCAGCCATCGGTGATCTCCACCTTCCTCCAAGCCCCCCCGCCCTCCCACTCATCGGCCACCTCCACCTCCTTGGACTCACCCTCTACAAATCCTTGCACAAACTCTCCCTCCAATATGGACCTCTCCTCTACCTCCGCCTTGGGCCATCTCGAACCCTCCTAGTGGTTTCATCGGCCTCCATGGCTACCGAAGTGTTCAAAGTCAACGACCTTGTCTTTTCAGACCGCCCCACTATTGCTTTCGCAGATGAGTTGCCGAAAGATGTCGGAGGTGTTGGATTCTTCAGCGCCCCCTATGGCGAGTACTGGAGGTTCATGAGGAAGCTCTCCATGACGCAACTGCTGGGAGCCCGGCAGATCGAACAGTCACGCTCCATTCGACAGGAAGAAATTGCGCGGCTTTTGCATAGCGTGTTGGAGAGTGCTGATAGAGGAGAGGTGGTTGATTTGGGTGCTGAGCTCATGAAGTTAACGAACAACTCCACGTGCAGGCTGGCGATGAGCACTAGAGTTTCAGGGGAAAATAGTGAGGCAGAACAGATAAGGGAGTTGGTGAAGAATTCGTTGCAGTTGGCTTCGAAGGTTTGTTTTGGGGATGTGTTGGGGCCTTTCAAGAAGTTGAGTTTTTGGCTGTATGGGAAGCAGGTTGCAGACATGGACAAGAGGTATGATGAGATTCTGGAAAGGATATGGAAGGAGCATGAAGAAATTAgcgggaagaaagaaaatgaggattTAATGGACATACTATTGAAGGTGTACAGAGATGACAAAGCCGAGTTCAAGATGACCAGAAGACATATCAAGGCTTTCTTGCGT gatCTCTTCGTTGGAGGCACCAGTACCTCGGCAGATGTCATGCAATGGACGATGTCCGAGCTCATCAACCATCCTCATATGTTCAGGAAGATTAGGGAGGAAATTGAATCAGTCGTTGGCACTGCTAGACTGGTTGAGGAATCAGATGTCTCTAATCTCCCCTACTTGCAAGCAGTTGTTAAAGAAACGCTACGACTATACCCATCAGTTGCTGTGACAACAAGAGAGTGCCGCGAAAACTGTAAGATAAAAGGCTACGACATACCCCAAAAGACTATGGTGGCGATCAATCTCTATAGCGTAATGCAAGATCCAGAAGTGTGGGACGATCCAAGTGAATTCCGACCAGAGAGGTTCTTGTTCTCTTCTAAAGCACAAAATCATggccaaaaagaaaatgaaaccagAGGTCAAAGTTTGGTTGATTTTGTTCCCTTTGGGGCAGGAAGGAGAGGTTGCCCTGGCTCAGCTTTGGCATACAGCACAATGAATTCTACAATTGGGGCCTTGGTTCAATGCTTTGACTGGAAGATTGGGAGTGGTGGAGATGAGGATAAGGTTGACATGGAAGTTAATTCGGGCTTTGGTTTGTCCAAGGCTCACTCACTTGTATGCCTTCCCGTGGTTCACTTCAATCCCTTTGCTTCTTCGGCGTAA
- the LOC122292424 gene encoding pathogenesis-related thaumatin-like protein 3.5, which produces MAFNILHLLLLISLSGAEATVFTLQNSCRNTIWPGILPGAGKPQLMNGGLQLRPGETININAPKGWSGRFWGRRWCSFDKSGKGRCLTGDCGGQLKCSGAGGAPPATLAEFTLDSPVDFYDVSLVDGYNMRISIVPKGGSGPNCKEVSCVSDLNRHCPDGLQVKMNGHVVACKSACLAFNAPQYCCTGSYGGPQTCKPTRYSQVFKVACPTAYSYAYDDPTSTFTCNGSADYLIKFC; this is translated from the exons ATGGCATTCAACATACTCCATCTTCTCTTGCTCATATCTTTGTCAG GAGCAGAGGCCACAGTTTTTACATTGCAAAACAGTTGCAGGAACACGATATGGCCAGGGATCCTACCCGGGGCAGGCAAACCTCAACTAATGAATGGGGGGCTTCAGCTCAGGCCCGGTGAAACTATAAACATAAATGCACCAAAAGGGTGGTCGGGGCGTTTCTGGGGTCGTCGTTGGTGTTCCTTCGATAAATCTGGTAAGGGAAGGTGCCTCACCGGAGACTGCGGTGGGCAGCTAAAATGCTCGGGGGCTGGGGGTGCACCGCCTGCAACACTAGCAGAGTTTACCCTGGATAGTCCAGTGGATTTCTACGATGTTAGCCTCGTCGATGGCTATAACATGAGGATTTCGATAGTACCTAAGGGGGGTTCAGGCCCTAATTGTAAGGAGGTGAGTTGTGTGTCGGACTTGAACAGACATTGCCCTGATGGCTTGCAAGTAAAGATGAATGGTCATGTTGTGGCATGCAAAAGTGCTTGCTTAGCGTTCAATGCACCCCAATATTGTTGCACTGGATCCTACGGCGGCCCTCAAACCTGCAAGCCTACCCGTTATTCTCAGGTCTTCAAGGTTGCTTGTCCCACTGCTTATAGTTATGCCTATGATGATCCCACCAGCACTTTCACTTGCAATGGATCAGCTGACTATTTGATTAAGTTTTGTTAA